Proteins from one Coffea arabica cultivar ET-39 chromosome 8c, Coffea Arabica ET-39 HiFi, whole genome shotgun sequence genomic window:
- the LOC113705258 gene encoding uncharacterized protein isoform X3: MFKSARWRSDKNKIKAEFKLQFHATQVSQIGGDGLTISVVPADVGKPTVKLEKATFRDGSCFWDTPFIETVKFVREPKTGKIHERIYHFLIGTASLKAGVVGEASLDLSCYALATKISSVSLPLKNSKSAIVLHVSIQRMLDSVDHREIEESENLKQNSQDRSLKAKLSNGDVEGGGIKKHTNDETTLNVKTNHSSELNGNCRASSGSDVTTSSSDSSLGLNTQIQIRPTSDVSEQINEECQKSWEWLGGLVLEESTDDSSGTPREALLREISQEAPDIVVEKLTSELLALARQAKMSELELQTLRKQIVKESRRGQELSRDISKLKEERESFREECEKLKAFQSRLEEAKSRNKMQFEGGDPYAFIEELRQELNYEKDLNNNLRIQLQKTQESNSELILAVRDLDEMLEQKNKETSRLPNKSAALDSAKMLQEATYGREIDDDDEEQRALEELVKEHTGSREAHMLEQKIVDLQSDIDICRREKEEIEMQMEQLALDYEILKQENHDISYKLEQSQLQEQLKMQYECTSSYASVNELEAQIESLENELNKTSQDFSDALNTISELEGQVKTLENKLKEQSHEHSDTFISISELEAQVKTLVNELKEQSDAHADALVTISELQGQVMRLENEIKGQSAEHSDALNSVSELEDQLKNLEEELEKQAQVYEADMEALTSAKVEQEQRAIRAEESLRKMRWQNASTAERLQEEFRKLSVQMASTFEANENLAAKALTEANELRLQKSHLEEKLHNASEDLQLVSHHYEARLHELSNKVISMSNHMEELQSEIQDKSVQLEDQVKSAEEIQLHLMQEIQMLKSEISTLAMENKNLSDQAEERESLRFEIENMRRSSKELELLLLQANNERAELESKVALAKDKEELSLKELHSMRYLKDEKESTTKNLQIEVDNFKLQCEELKQTLSEDALEKEKLKKQVLQLKGDLKRKEDAFNSMEKKIKDSNGRVTASDGTKGTSKNNKFQNASRTPKEVASLKEKVKLLEGQIKLRETALEKSTSSFLEKEKDLQNKIEELEQRLEVLNHNTTSFCQENCYKISEAPKDLTLDSRLAEEVMDATGKQSTDACITEENSAPSSRKRVEELLSELTSLKERNSMMEVELKEMQERYSEISLKFAEVEGERQQLVMRVRNLKSAKRNP; this comes from the exons atgttTAAGTCGGCGCGATGGAGGAGCGATAAGAACAAGATCAAAGCTGAATTTAAGTTGCAGTTCCATGCGACTCAG GTGTCACAGATAGGAGGGGATGGACTAACGATATCTGTGGTGCCTGCCGACGTTGGGAAACCCACTGTGAAATTAGAGAAGGCAACATTTCGAGATGGTAGCTGTTTTTGGGATACTCCATTTATTGAAACTGTGAAATTTGTTCGAGAGCCAAAAACAGGGAAGATCCATGAGCGAATCTATCACTTTCTCATCGGAACA gcatctctaaaagCTGGAGTTGTTGGGGAGGCTTCCCTTGACCTTTCTTGTTATGCATTGGCAACAAAAATTTCCTCTGTCTCTCTGCCCCTCAAAAACTCAAAATCAGCGATTGTATTACAT GTTTCAATTCAGAGGATGCTTGATTCAGTTGATCACAG AGAGATTGAAGAAAGTGAAAATCTGAAACAGAATTCCCAAGATAGGAGCTTAAAGGCAAAGTTGAGCAATGGAGATGTGGAGGGAGGAGGGATCAAAAAACATACTAACGAT GAAACAACACTCAATGTGAAAACAAACCACAGTTCTGAATTGAATGGAAACTGTAGGGCATCTAGCGGATCTGATGTTACAACTTCAAGTTCAGATAGCAGTTTGGGACTCAATACTCAAATTCAAATCAGACCAACCTCTGATGTTTCTGAACAGATCAATGAAGAGTGCCAGAAATCATGGGAATGGCTAGGAGGTTTGGTTCTTGAAGAAAGTACAGATGACTCATCAGGCACTCCTAGAGAAGCCCTTCTAAGAGAGATTTCTCAGGAGGCCCCCGATATTGTTGTTGAAAAGCTTACATCTGAGCTTTTAGCTTTGGCTAGACAGGCAAAGATGTCTGAGTTGGAACTGCAAACTCTGCGCAAACAGATTGTGAAAGAGAGTAGAAGGGGACAAGAGCTTTCAAGAGATATTAGTAAGTTGAAAGAGGAAAGAGAATCTTTCAGAGAAGAATGCGAAAAGCTTAAGGCTTTCCAGAGCCGTTTAGAGGAGGCAAAATCGAGAAACAAGATGCAATTTGAAGGAGGTGATCCCTATGCTTTTATTGAGGAACTTCGGCAAGAACTGAATTATGAGAAGGACCTCAACAATAATCTTAGAATCCAACTTCAGAAAACGCAAGAGTCAAACTCTGAATTGATTCTTGCTGTCCGTGACCTGGATGAGATGTTGGAACAGAAAAATAAAGAGACATCACGTCTTCCCAATAAATCAGCTGCACTTGATAGTGCCAAAATGTTACAAGAAGCAACCTATGGGCGTGAaatagatgatgatgatgaagagcAAAGAGCATTAGAGGAGCTTGTTAAGGAGCACACTGGTTCCAGGGAAGCACACATGCTGGAGCAAAAAATTGTGGACCTGCAGAGTGATATAGATATCTGTCGGAGGGAAAAAGAGGAGATAGAGATGCAGATGGAGCAGCTTGCCCTCGACTATGAGATCTTGAAACAGGAAAACCATGACATCTCCTACAAACTTGAGCAGAGCCAGCTGCAGGAACAACTCAAGATGCAGTATGAATGTACATCGTCTTATGCCAGTGTAAATGAGCTTGAAGCCCAAATTGAGAGCTTGGAGAATGAACTTAACAAGACGTCACAAGATTTCTCAGATGCATTAAACACCATAAGTGAACTTGAAGGACAGGTCAAGACCTTGGAGAATAAACTTAAAGAGCAATCACATGAACATTCAGATACATTCATCAGCATAAGTGAACTCGAAGCACAGGTCAAGACCTTGGTAAATGAACTTAAGGAGCAGTCAGATGCACATGCAGATGCATTGGTCACCATAAGTGAACTTCAAGGTCAGGTTATGAGGTTGGAGAATGAAATTAAGGGGCAGTCAGCGGAACACTCAGATGCACTGAACAGTGTAAGTGAACTTGAAGACCAGTTGAAGAACCTGGAGGAAGAACTGGAAAAACAAGCACAAGTCTATGAAGCTGATATGGAAGCTCTTACTAGTGCCAAAGTGGAGCAAGAGCAGAGAGCAATAAGAGCTGAGGAAAGTCTTAGAAAGATGCGATGGCAAAATGCAAGTACAGCAGAGCGGCTTCAGGAAGAATTCAGAAAGCTGTCTGTGCAAATGGCATCTACATTTGAGGCGAATGAAAACCTGGCTGCCAAGGCACTGACTGAAGCCAATGAGCTCCGTCTACAGAAAAGCCATCTTGAAGAAAAACTCCATAACGCTTCTGAGGATCTCCAACTGGTCAGCCACCATTATGAAGCAAGATTGCATGAGCTCTCTAATAAAGTGATTTCCATGTCCAATCACATGGAAGAGTTGCAGTCAGAGATTCAAGATAAATCTGTCCAACTTGAGGATCAAGTAAAGAGTGCAGAAGAAATTCAGCTGCATCTCATGCAGGAAATTCAGATGCTTAAATCTGAAATCAGTACGCTTGCAATGGAAAATAAAAACCTTTCGGACCAAGCAGAAGAAAGAGAATCTCTTAGGTTTGAAATAGAAAACATGAGGAGGTCATCTAAGGAACTGGAATTGCTATTACTGCAAGCTAACAATGAAAGGGCTGAACTTGAAAGCAAGGTTGCTTTGGCAAAGGATAAAGAAGAGCTGTCACTGAAGGAATTACATAGCATGAGATATTTGAAGGATGAAAAGGAATCAACAACCAAAAATCTTCAGATAGAGGTTGACAATTTCAAACTTCAATGTGAAGAACTGAAGCAAACTTTGTCAGAGGATGCATTGGAGAAAGAGAAATTGAAGAAGCAAGTGCTTCAATTAAAAGGTGACTTGAAGAGGAAAGAAGACGCATTCAACAGCATGGAGAAGAAGATTAAGGATAGCAATGGTCGAGTAACAGCTTCTGATGGAACAAAGGGAACttcaaaaaataacaaatttcaAAATGCCTCTCGCACCCCTAAAGAGGTTGCAAGTCTGAAGGAAAAAGTAAAATTGCTAGAG GGTCAAATAAAACTGAGGGAAACTGCTCTTGAGAAATCAACTAGTTCATTTTTggagaaagagaaagatcttCAGAATAAAATTGAAGAGCTAGAACAAAGACTGGAAGTTCTCAATCATAATACAACAAGCTTTTGCCAAGAAAATTGCTACAAG ATTTCTGAAGCTCCAAAGGATCTCACTCTAGATTCTAGACTTGCAGAAGAAGTGATGGATGCTACGGGAAAACAGAGCACCGACGCTTGCATAACTGAGGAAAATAGTGCCCCATCCTCAAGAAAGAG GGTCGAAGAATTGTTAAGTGAATTGACATCATTGAAGGAGAGGAACAGCATGATGGAAGTCGAACTTAAAGAGATGCAAGAGAGATACTCAGAAATCAGCCTCAAGTTTGCAGAGGTAGAGGGTGAAAGACAACAGCTTGTAATGAGAGTACGTAACCTCAAGAGTGCTAAAAGGAATCCTTGA
- the LOC113705258 gene encoding uncharacterized protein isoform X1 — protein sequence MFKSARWRSDKNKIKAEFKLQFHATQVSQIGGDGLTISVVPADVGKPTVKLEKATFRDGSCFWDTPFIETVKFVREPKTGKIHERIYHFLIGTASLKAGVVGEASLDLSCYALATKISSVSLPLKNSKSAIVLHVSIQRMLDSVDHREIEESENLKQNSQDRSLKAKLSNGDVEGGGIKKHTNDETTLNVKTNHSSELNGNCRASSGSDVTTSSSDSSLGLNTQIQIRPTSDVSEQINEECQKSWEWLGGLVLEESTDDSSGTPREALLREISQEAPDIVVEKLTSELLALARQAKMSELELQTLRKQIVKESRRGQELSRDISKLKEERESFREECEKLKAFQSRLEEAKSRNKMQFEGGDPYAFIEELRQELNYEKDLNNNLRIQLQKTQESNSELILAVRDLDEMLEQKNKETSRLPNKSAALDSAKMLQEATYGREIDDDDEEQRALEELVKEHTGSREAHMLEQKIVDLQSDIDICRREKEEIEMQMEQLALDYEILKQENHDISYKLEQSQLQEQLKMQYECTSSYASVNELEAQIESLENELNKTSQDFSDALNTISELEGQVKTLENKLKEQSHEHSDTFISISELEAQVKTLVNELKEQSDAHADALVTISELQGQVMRLENEIKGQSAEHSDALNSVSELEDQLKNLEEELEKQAQVYEADMEALTSAKVEQEQRAIRAEESLRKMRWQNASTAERLQEEFRKLSVQMASTFEANENLAAKALTEANELRLQKSHLEEKLHNASEDLQLVSHHYEARLHELSNKVISMSNHMEELQSEIQDKSVQLEDQVKSAEEIQLHLMQEIQMLKSEISTLAMENKNLSDQAEERESLRFEIENMRRSSKELELLLLQANNERAELESKVALAKDKEELSLKELHSMRYLKDEKESTTKNLQIEVDNFKLQCEELKQTLSEDALEKEKLKKQVLQLKGDLKRKEDAFNSMEKKIKDSNGRVTASDGTKGTSKNNKFQNASRTPKEVASLKEKVKLLEGQIKLRETALEKSTSSFLEKEKDLQNKIEELEQRLEVLNHNTTSFCQENCYKISEAPKDLTLDSRLAEEVMDATGKQSTDACITEENSAPSSRKSSHDDLTQNDVKSCASDSRVEELLSELTSLKERNSMMEVELKEMQERYSEISLKFAEVEGERQQLVMRVRNLKSAKRNP from the exons atgttTAAGTCGGCGCGATGGAGGAGCGATAAGAACAAGATCAAAGCTGAATTTAAGTTGCAGTTCCATGCGACTCAG GTGTCACAGATAGGAGGGGATGGACTAACGATATCTGTGGTGCCTGCCGACGTTGGGAAACCCACTGTGAAATTAGAGAAGGCAACATTTCGAGATGGTAGCTGTTTTTGGGATACTCCATTTATTGAAACTGTGAAATTTGTTCGAGAGCCAAAAACAGGGAAGATCCATGAGCGAATCTATCACTTTCTCATCGGAACA gcatctctaaaagCTGGAGTTGTTGGGGAGGCTTCCCTTGACCTTTCTTGTTATGCATTGGCAACAAAAATTTCCTCTGTCTCTCTGCCCCTCAAAAACTCAAAATCAGCGATTGTATTACAT GTTTCAATTCAGAGGATGCTTGATTCAGTTGATCACAG AGAGATTGAAGAAAGTGAAAATCTGAAACAGAATTCCCAAGATAGGAGCTTAAAGGCAAAGTTGAGCAATGGAGATGTGGAGGGAGGAGGGATCAAAAAACATACTAACGAT GAAACAACACTCAATGTGAAAACAAACCACAGTTCTGAATTGAATGGAAACTGTAGGGCATCTAGCGGATCTGATGTTACAACTTCAAGTTCAGATAGCAGTTTGGGACTCAATACTCAAATTCAAATCAGACCAACCTCTGATGTTTCTGAACAGATCAATGAAGAGTGCCAGAAATCATGGGAATGGCTAGGAGGTTTGGTTCTTGAAGAAAGTACAGATGACTCATCAGGCACTCCTAGAGAAGCCCTTCTAAGAGAGATTTCTCAGGAGGCCCCCGATATTGTTGTTGAAAAGCTTACATCTGAGCTTTTAGCTTTGGCTAGACAGGCAAAGATGTCTGAGTTGGAACTGCAAACTCTGCGCAAACAGATTGTGAAAGAGAGTAGAAGGGGACAAGAGCTTTCAAGAGATATTAGTAAGTTGAAAGAGGAAAGAGAATCTTTCAGAGAAGAATGCGAAAAGCTTAAGGCTTTCCAGAGCCGTTTAGAGGAGGCAAAATCGAGAAACAAGATGCAATTTGAAGGAGGTGATCCCTATGCTTTTATTGAGGAACTTCGGCAAGAACTGAATTATGAGAAGGACCTCAACAATAATCTTAGAATCCAACTTCAGAAAACGCAAGAGTCAAACTCTGAATTGATTCTTGCTGTCCGTGACCTGGATGAGATGTTGGAACAGAAAAATAAAGAGACATCACGTCTTCCCAATAAATCAGCTGCACTTGATAGTGCCAAAATGTTACAAGAAGCAACCTATGGGCGTGAaatagatgatgatgatgaagagcAAAGAGCATTAGAGGAGCTTGTTAAGGAGCACACTGGTTCCAGGGAAGCACACATGCTGGAGCAAAAAATTGTGGACCTGCAGAGTGATATAGATATCTGTCGGAGGGAAAAAGAGGAGATAGAGATGCAGATGGAGCAGCTTGCCCTCGACTATGAGATCTTGAAACAGGAAAACCATGACATCTCCTACAAACTTGAGCAGAGCCAGCTGCAGGAACAACTCAAGATGCAGTATGAATGTACATCGTCTTATGCCAGTGTAAATGAGCTTGAAGCCCAAATTGAGAGCTTGGAGAATGAACTTAACAAGACGTCACAAGATTTCTCAGATGCATTAAACACCATAAGTGAACTTGAAGGACAGGTCAAGACCTTGGAGAATAAACTTAAAGAGCAATCACATGAACATTCAGATACATTCATCAGCATAAGTGAACTCGAAGCACAGGTCAAGACCTTGGTAAATGAACTTAAGGAGCAGTCAGATGCACATGCAGATGCATTGGTCACCATAAGTGAACTTCAAGGTCAGGTTATGAGGTTGGAGAATGAAATTAAGGGGCAGTCAGCGGAACACTCAGATGCACTGAACAGTGTAAGTGAACTTGAAGACCAGTTGAAGAACCTGGAGGAAGAACTGGAAAAACAAGCACAAGTCTATGAAGCTGATATGGAAGCTCTTACTAGTGCCAAAGTGGAGCAAGAGCAGAGAGCAATAAGAGCTGAGGAAAGTCTTAGAAAGATGCGATGGCAAAATGCAAGTACAGCAGAGCGGCTTCAGGAAGAATTCAGAAAGCTGTCTGTGCAAATGGCATCTACATTTGAGGCGAATGAAAACCTGGCTGCCAAGGCACTGACTGAAGCCAATGAGCTCCGTCTACAGAAAAGCCATCTTGAAGAAAAACTCCATAACGCTTCTGAGGATCTCCAACTGGTCAGCCACCATTATGAAGCAAGATTGCATGAGCTCTCTAATAAAGTGATTTCCATGTCCAATCACATGGAAGAGTTGCAGTCAGAGATTCAAGATAAATCTGTCCAACTTGAGGATCAAGTAAAGAGTGCAGAAGAAATTCAGCTGCATCTCATGCAGGAAATTCAGATGCTTAAATCTGAAATCAGTACGCTTGCAATGGAAAATAAAAACCTTTCGGACCAAGCAGAAGAAAGAGAATCTCTTAGGTTTGAAATAGAAAACATGAGGAGGTCATCTAAGGAACTGGAATTGCTATTACTGCAAGCTAACAATGAAAGGGCTGAACTTGAAAGCAAGGTTGCTTTGGCAAAGGATAAAGAAGAGCTGTCACTGAAGGAATTACATAGCATGAGATATTTGAAGGATGAAAAGGAATCAACAACCAAAAATCTTCAGATAGAGGTTGACAATTTCAAACTTCAATGTGAAGAACTGAAGCAAACTTTGTCAGAGGATGCATTGGAGAAAGAGAAATTGAAGAAGCAAGTGCTTCAATTAAAAGGTGACTTGAAGAGGAAAGAAGACGCATTCAACAGCATGGAGAAGAAGATTAAGGATAGCAATGGTCGAGTAACAGCTTCTGATGGAACAAAGGGAACttcaaaaaataacaaatttcaAAATGCCTCTCGCACCCCTAAAGAGGTTGCAAGTCTGAAGGAAAAAGTAAAATTGCTAGAG GGTCAAATAAAACTGAGGGAAACTGCTCTTGAGAAATCAACTAGTTCATTTTTggagaaagagaaagatcttCAGAATAAAATTGAAGAGCTAGAACAAAGACTGGAAGTTCTCAATCATAATACAACAAGCTTTTGCCAAGAAAATTGCTACAAG ATTTCTGAAGCTCCAAAGGATCTCACTCTAGATTCTAGACTTGCAGAAGAAGTGATGGATGCTACGGGAAAACAGAGCACCGACGCTTGCATAACTGAGGAAAATAGTGCCCCATCCTCAAGAAAGAG CAGTCATGACGACTTGACACAGAATGATGTGAAATCCTGTGCATCTGATTCTAGGGTCGAAGAATTGTTAAGTGAATTGACATCATTGAAGGAGAGGAACAGCATGATGGAAGTCGAACTTAAAGAGATGCAAGAGAGATACTCAGAAATCAGCCTCAAGTTTGCAGAGGTAGAGGGTGAAAGACAACAGCTTGTAATGAGAGTACGTAACCTCAAGAGTGCTAAAAGGAATCCTTGA
- the LOC113705258 gene encoding uncharacterized protein isoform X2 — protein sequence MFKSARWRSDKNKIKAEFKLQFHATQVSQIGGDGLTISVVPADVGKPTVKLEKATFRDGSCFWDTPFIETVKFVREPKTGKIHERIYHFLIGTASLKAGVVGEASLDLSCYALATKISSVSLPLKNSKSAIVLHVSIQRMLDSVDHREIEESENLKQNSQDRSLKAKLSNGDVEGGGIKKHTNDETTLNVKTNHSSELNGNCRASSGSDVTTSSSDSSLGLNTQIQIRPTSDVSEQINEECQKSWEWLGGLVLEESTDDSSGTPREALLREISQEAPDIVVEKLTSELLALARQAKMSELELQTLRKQIVKESRRGQELSRDISKLKEERESFREECEKLKAFQSRLEEAKSRNKMQFEGGDPYAFIEELRQELNYEKDLNNNLRIQLQKTQESNSELILAVRDLDEMLEQKNKETSRLPNKSAALDSAKMLQEATYGREIDDDDEEQRALEELVKEHTGSREAHMLEQKIVDLQSDIDICRREKEEIEMQMEQLALDYEILKQENHDISYKLEQSQLQEQLKMQYECTSSYASVNELEAQIESLENELNKTSQDFSDALNTISELEGQVKTLENKLKEQSHEHSDTFISISELEAQVKTLVNELKEQSDAHADALVTISELQGQVMRLENEIKGQSAEHSDALNSVSELEDQLKNLEEELEKQAQVYEADMEALTSAKVEQEQRAIRAEESLRKMRWQNASTAERLQEEFRKLSVQMASTFEANENLAAKALTEANELRLQKSHLEEKLHNASEDLQLVSHHYEARLHELSNKVISMSNHMEELQSEIQDKSVQLEDQVKSAEEIQLHLMQEIQMLKSEISTLAMENKNLSDQAEERESLRFEIENMRRSSKELELLLLQANNERAELESKVALAKDKEELSLKELHSMRYLKDEKESTTKNLQIEVDNFKLQCEELKQTLSEDALEKEKLKKQVLQLKGDLKRKEDAFNSMEKKIKDSNGRVTASDGTKGTSKNNKFQNASRTPKEVASLKEKVKLLEGQIKLRETALEKSTSSFLEKEKDLQNKIEELEQRLEVLNHNTTSFCQENCYKISEAPKDLTLDSRLAEEVMDATGKQSTDACITEENSAPSSRKSHDDLTQNDVKSCASDSRVEELLSELTSLKERNSMMEVELKEMQERYSEISLKFAEVEGERQQLVMRVRNLKSAKRNP from the exons atgttTAAGTCGGCGCGATGGAGGAGCGATAAGAACAAGATCAAAGCTGAATTTAAGTTGCAGTTCCATGCGACTCAG GTGTCACAGATAGGAGGGGATGGACTAACGATATCTGTGGTGCCTGCCGACGTTGGGAAACCCACTGTGAAATTAGAGAAGGCAACATTTCGAGATGGTAGCTGTTTTTGGGATACTCCATTTATTGAAACTGTGAAATTTGTTCGAGAGCCAAAAACAGGGAAGATCCATGAGCGAATCTATCACTTTCTCATCGGAACA gcatctctaaaagCTGGAGTTGTTGGGGAGGCTTCCCTTGACCTTTCTTGTTATGCATTGGCAACAAAAATTTCCTCTGTCTCTCTGCCCCTCAAAAACTCAAAATCAGCGATTGTATTACAT GTTTCAATTCAGAGGATGCTTGATTCAGTTGATCACAG AGAGATTGAAGAAAGTGAAAATCTGAAACAGAATTCCCAAGATAGGAGCTTAAAGGCAAAGTTGAGCAATGGAGATGTGGAGGGAGGAGGGATCAAAAAACATACTAACGAT GAAACAACACTCAATGTGAAAACAAACCACAGTTCTGAATTGAATGGAAACTGTAGGGCATCTAGCGGATCTGATGTTACAACTTCAAGTTCAGATAGCAGTTTGGGACTCAATACTCAAATTCAAATCAGACCAACCTCTGATGTTTCTGAACAGATCAATGAAGAGTGCCAGAAATCATGGGAATGGCTAGGAGGTTTGGTTCTTGAAGAAAGTACAGATGACTCATCAGGCACTCCTAGAGAAGCCCTTCTAAGAGAGATTTCTCAGGAGGCCCCCGATATTGTTGTTGAAAAGCTTACATCTGAGCTTTTAGCTTTGGCTAGACAGGCAAAGATGTCTGAGTTGGAACTGCAAACTCTGCGCAAACAGATTGTGAAAGAGAGTAGAAGGGGACAAGAGCTTTCAAGAGATATTAGTAAGTTGAAAGAGGAAAGAGAATCTTTCAGAGAAGAATGCGAAAAGCTTAAGGCTTTCCAGAGCCGTTTAGAGGAGGCAAAATCGAGAAACAAGATGCAATTTGAAGGAGGTGATCCCTATGCTTTTATTGAGGAACTTCGGCAAGAACTGAATTATGAGAAGGACCTCAACAATAATCTTAGAATCCAACTTCAGAAAACGCAAGAGTCAAACTCTGAATTGATTCTTGCTGTCCGTGACCTGGATGAGATGTTGGAACAGAAAAATAAAGAGACATCACGTCTTCCCAATAAATCAGCTGCACTTGATAGTGCCAAAATGTTACAAGAAGCAACCTATGGGCGTGAaatagatgatgatgatgaagagcAAAGAGCATTAGAGGAGCTTGTTAAGGAGCACACTGGTTCCAGGGAAGCACACATGCTGGAGCAAAAAATTGTGGACCTGCAGAGTGATATAGATATCTGTCGGAGGGAAAAAGAGGAGATAGAGATGCAGATGGAGCAGCTTGCCCTCGACTATGAGATCTTGAAACAGGAAAACCATGACATCTCCTACAAACTTGAGCAGAGCCAGCTGCAGGAACAACTCAAGATGCAGTATGAATGTACATCGTCTTATGCCAGTGTAAATGAGCTTGAAGCCCAAATTGAGAGCTTGGAGAATGAACTTAACAAGACGTCACAAGATTTCTCAGATGCATTAAACACCATAAGTGAACTTGAAGGACAGGTCAAGACCTTGGAGAATAAACTTAAAGAGCAATCACATGAACATTCAGATACATTCATCAGCATAAGTGAACTCGAAGCACAGGTCAAGACCTTGGTAAATGAACTTAAGGAGCAGTCAGATGCACATGCAGATGCATTGGTCACCATAAGTGAACTTCAAGGTCAGGTTATGAGGTTGGAGAATGAAATTAAGGGGCAGTCAGCGGAACACTCAGATGCACTGAACAGTGTAAGTGAACTTGAAGACCAGTTGAAGAACCTGGAGGAAGAACTGGAAAAACAAGCACAAGTCTATGAAGCTGATATGGAAGCTCTTACTAGTGCCAAAGTGGAGCAAGAGCAGAGAGCAATAAGAGCTGAGGAAAGTCTTAGAAAGATGCGATGGCAAAATGCAAGTACAGCAGAGCGGCTTCAGGAAGAATTCAGAAAGCTGTCTGTGCAAATGGCATCTACATTTGAGGCGAATGAAAACCTGGCTGCCAAGGCACTGACTGAAGCCAATGAGCTCCGTCTACAGAAAAGCCATCTTGAAGAAAAACTCCATAACGCTTCTGAGGATCTCCAACTGGTCAGCCACCATTATGAAGCAAGATTGCATGAGCTCTCTAATAAAGTGATTTCCATGTCCAATCACATGGAAGAGTTGCAGTCAGAGATTCAAGATAAATCTGTCCAACTTGAGGATCAAGTAAAGAGTGCAGAAGAAATTCAGCTGCATCTCATGCAGGAAATTCAGATGCTTAAATCTGAAATCAGTACGCTTGCAATGGAAAATAAAAACCTTTCGGACCAAGCAGAAGAAAGAGAATCTCTTAGGTTTGAAATAGAAAACATGAGGAGGTCATCTAAGGAACTGGAATTGCTATTACTGCAAGCTAACAATGAAAGGGCTGAACTTGAAAGCAAGGTTGCTTTGGCAAAGGATAAAGAAGAGCTGTCACTGAAGGAATTACATAGCATGAGATATTTGAAGGATGAAAAGGAATCAACAACCAAAAATCTTCAGATAGAGGTTGACAATTTCAAACTTCAATGTGAAGAACTGAAGCAAACTTTGTCAGAGGATGCATTGGAGAAAGAGAAATTGAAGAAGCAAGTGCTTCAATTAAAAGGTGACTTGAAGAGGAAAGAAGACGCATTCAACAGCATGGAGAAGAAGATTAAGGATAGCAATGGTCGAGTAACAGCTTCTGATGGAACAAAGGGAACttcaaaaaataacaaatttcaAAATGCCTCTCGCACCCCTAAAGAGGTTGCAAGTCTGAAGGAAAAAGTAAAATTGCTAGAG GGTCAAATAAAACTGAGGGAAACTGCTCTTGAGAAATCAACTAGTTCATTTTTggagaaagagaaagatcttCAGAATAAAATTGAAGAGCTAGAACAAAGACTGGAAGTTCTCAATCATAATACAACAAGCTTTTGCCAAGAAAATTGCTACAAG ATTTCTGAAGCTCCAAAGGATCTCACTCTAGATTCTAGACTTGCAGAAGAAGTGATGGATGCTACGGGAAAACAGAGCACCGACGCTTGCATAACTGAGGAAAATAGTGCCCCATCCTCAAGAAAGAG TCATGACGACTTGACACAGAATGATGTGAAATCCTGTGCATCTGATTCTAGGGTCGAAGAATTGTTAAGTGAATTGACATCATTGAAGGAGAGGAACAGCATGATGGAAGTCGAACTTAAAGAGATGCAAGAGAGATACTCAGAAATCAGCCTCAAGTTTGCAGAGGTAGAGGGTGAAAGACAACAGCTTGTAATGAGAGTACGTAACCTCAAGAGTGCTAAAAGGAATCCTTGA
- the LOC113706467 gene encoding protein LURP-one-related 11 — translation MARLYPQPSSSSSSSSSSSCYITSGRESFTLWMKSLVFHGNGCTVFDSDGKLVYRIDNYGQKYSREVDLMDVGGNVLFSIRQKKMPVFGHWDGYRRSDAEVNKRTPSFQVRKLRNVLKGGMRTYVVSGTETSSYQIRGLPDKSAFKITDTNGKAVAEVKQKQSSSGVNFGEDVLSLVVEPQVDHSLVMALVIVYELINHKL, via the exons ATGGCTCGACTTTATCCTCaaccatcttcttcttcttcttcttcctcttcctcttcctgCTACATTACCTCTGGAAGGGAATCATTTACTTTATGGATGAAATCCCTTGTATTCCATGGCAACGGATGCACGGTTTTTGATTCCGACGGTAAACTCGTCTACCGCATCGATAACTATGGCCAAAAATATAGCCGGGAAGTTGATCTCATGGACGTTGGGGGCAACGTACTCTTTTCTATACGGCAAAAG AAAATGCCAGTTTTTGGACATTGGGATGGCTATAGACGGAGTGATGCTGAAGTAAACAAGAGGACACCGAGCTTCCAAGTCAGAAAACTTCGGAATGTTCTCAAAGGAGGCATGCGTACCTATGTTGTTTCTGGAACCGAGACAAGTAGCTATCAAATACGAGGATTACCAGACAAATCAGCATTTAAAATAACGGACACAAATGGCAAAGCTGTTGCCGAG GTAAAACAAAAGCAATCATCTTCAGGAGTTAATTTTGGTGAGGATGTATTGAGTCTAGTAGTGGAACCTCAAGTAGATCACTCCTTAGTCATGGCTCTTGTGATCGTCTATGAATTGATCAATCACAAATTATGA